The DNA window TCTGTTCCACCTTTTCCGCCCGTGCCGCGGACAGGCCGGTCAAAGTCTACCTGCTTTCCGGCCAGTCGAATATGGTCGGGATCGGCCAGGTGACGGGCGGCGGCAGTCGCTGGGCCACGGAGTTTCTCGACCCGGTCCTTTCGGTCTACGCCGGAAAATTTGATCCGGACGTCGACTATGAAAAAGAGACGCCATTGAAGACGCTCACGCTGGAGAGTTTCGGCGGCGTGAAGCCAACGCCGTACCCTGGCGGCGGAACGCAGATCGTCCGCGGTTTCGTACAGATCAAAACGTCGGGCGTCTACGAGTTTCGCCCTGGGTACGGCGAATCGACCCACAACGTCATGCAGGTTGCAGGCCAGGAAGTCCATCGCAAGGAACCGGGCCAGGATGCGGTGACCACTCCGATCCGGCTGACCGCCGGTGGAAAGGCGCCTTTCGAGATCGCGTATCTCACCGATCAGGCGAACGGATTGGGATGGATCGCTCGGGTGGATGTTCCTGGCACGCTGGCGACCGTGGTGCAACAGGACGGCAAGTTCCCGTACCTGGTCGACCCACAGGGGAACTGGGTGGAGCGCGACGATGTCTGGTACAAGGGCGTCGTCACCGCGACGGCAGACAAGCGGCTCAGCGTGGGATGCGGGGCCAGCAGCAACAACATCGGGCCGGAACTGGGCTTCGGGCATGTCGTTGGCGATTTCCACGAAGAGCCGGTGCTGATCCTCAAGGCCTCGCAGGGCAACCGCTCGCTAGGCTGGGATTACCTGCCGCCCGGCAGTGAACCGTTCGAGCAGGACGGCATGATCTACGCCGGCTACAAAGATTCGCCAGCGCGCTGGCAAAAGGGAACCCGGCCGGAGCCAATCAACTGGTATGCCGGCAAGCAGTACGATGACTGTTTTTCTGCAGCCCACGAGGTGCTGGAAAACTTTGACACCGAGTTCCCGCAGTGGCAAGGACGCGGTTACGAGATCGCCGGTTTTGTCTGGTGGCAGGGCCACAAGGATGGCGGCGAGCCTTACGCCAGCCGGTACGAGCAGAACCTGGTGCGTCTGATCAGGACCTTGCGTAAAGAGTTCGACGCGCCGGAGGCTCCGTTCGCCATTGCAACGATCGGCTTCGACGGCTGGAACATGACAGGCCCGCACAAGACGGTCGCCGAAGGCCAGTTGGCCGTCAGCGGCGACCAAGGGAAGTATCCCGAATTCAAGGGAAACGTGCTGACCGTGGAAACGCGAGGATTCTGGCGTGCTCCAGAAATTTCACCCCAAAACCAGGGCTTCCATTACAACCAGAACGCCGAAACCTACATGCTAGTCGGCGAAGCACTGGGCGACGCGATGCTGAAAATGGTCAAGGAAAATCCCGAATGACCTGCGTGCACATGTTTCTGGGAGCGGCTTGAACCGACGCTGTGCCGGCACGTCGTCGTGCTGGCGACTGCAGTGGTCGCCATGAAAGAAACGGCTGGACCGCTGCGTGGGTCAAGGCTGCGAGTCCAGCGAGACGACCTTGGTGTCGCCCGGCAACTTTGTGAACAACTGCGGCGTCTGAATGGCGCCGGGGGCTTCTTTTGCCAGGGTATCGGCGACGCCTGACCGGGCGTACTGGAACAGTTCCTCCAGCGACAGCTTGTGATCGCCGTTGGCGTCGCCGGCTCCTTCGAGAGCCCGCATCACATGGTAGGAAAACACCCCGTGCCGCAGCGATGGAAGCTCCCAGGAAGTTTCCTGCGGCGAACAGGCAAACATCGCGGCCACGCCCGGCGGTGGATCCTTGACTTGCGGCCATGTGGCGCTGCTGCCTGCCGTCTGGCACGTATCCACCAGCAACAACTTCAGACGCGCCGGGCAATCGCCAAGCAGGTCGTATAGGTCGTTGAGAGAGATCAGCGTGCCGGGCTGCCCCGGCTGCGCATCGGCGGGCAGGTAGCAGTACATCCCCTGGGAGCTGCTACCCATACCCGTGAGGACAATCACCACTTCGTCCTCTTCAATGCATCCAGCCAGGATCTGGGCCAGCTGGTCGCGGAGATTCGGGCCAGTCGGCGCAAGCTGGGGGTTGTCGGCTTCGCTCCATTGCGTGAGGAGGTGAATGTTCTTCCTGGCGAAGCCGCGTTTGAACAGGACTCGCGACATTTCGTCGACGTCGGCCTCGGTATAGTCGAGCTCAACCGTTCCTTCCGGAAAGCGATACGAACGCACGCCCGACAAAAAAGCGAAACGCTCTCCCTGGGTCCGCAAGACCGGCGTGGAATCCGCAGTCAGATCGGATGTACCGGTCGCTAATGGCTTCACGTTGCGGTCACGGAAAAGGTAATAGCCCGCGGTTCCCGCGAAGAGGAGCAACACGAGCGACAGCCGAGCGATCCAGGGCGACCGGCGTCGCGGCCGTTTCTGCTGCGGCACGGGCTCCACCGGCTGCCCCTGCAGGTAGCGTTCCAGATCGTCGGCCATCGCTGCAGCGGTCGGATAGCGGTCACCCGGTTCTTTCTGCAGACATCGGCGGCAGATGGTGTCCAGCTCCGGGGGAATCTCCGGGCGCCCCTGGCTGGCGGCGGGAATTTCGTCGAAACGGATTTTGTCGAGCACCCGGGCGAACGAAGCATCACGGAACGGCGTCACGCCGGTCAGCAGTTCGTACAGAATCAACCCGAGCGCATGGATGTCAACGGCCGGGCCGATCGTCCTGGAGCCGCCCCAGGCCTGTTCGGGCGACATGTAGGCCGGGGTGCCGACCATCCCCTCGGCCCCGGTCAGATTCTGGTCGTCAACGAGCGACTTGGCCAGGCCGAAATCGGCGATCCTGGGCGTCAGCTCGGCCAGTTTTGTCGGCTGGTCGGGCGATGCATTCGAATCCTCCTGGTTCCGATTGACGGTCGAAGCCAGCAGGATATTTGCGGGTTTCAGGTCGCGATGGATGATGCCTTGTTGATGGGCAAAGTCGATCGCGCGGGCCAGCGTCGCCACCAGCGCGGCCGACTCGCGCACGCCAGGCGGCTCTTGCTGAATGTGTCGATCCAGGCCGCCTTCGGGCAGGTATTCCAGCGAGAAATACAGCAGGCCGTTGTGCTCTCCAAAGTCATAAATCTGCACAATGTTGGGATGGGTCAGACGGGCGACCGCCTGGGCTTCCACCCGGAAGCGAACCAGCGCAATCTGATCGGCCAGCGCGCTTTCGCGAATCATTTTCAAAGCGACCTTCCGCTTGAGATCGCGATGCATGGCCAGATAAACGACCCCCATGCCGCCGCGGCCCAGTTCGCCCAGGATGTCGTAACCGGGAATCTGCGGCCAGAACGCCTGCGCTCGATCCGCCGTCGGGACGTCGCCGGACTGGGCTTTGTTAATGGCGGCCGTTTGCGGCCCGATGGGAATGGTCGCGTCGGGGTTGGTCCGGTCAAGAGAGGCGATCGCCGGAGCGGTCCCCTTGACGTCGGCGCCGGCCGATGGTTCGGATAGCGTCGCCAGTAACAGATGGGCCGTAACCTGGCGGGTGACGGCCTGTCCCAGTTGCGGAAACCGCGCGGCGTACTCTGAGGGCGAGGGCGTCTCGCCCGCTTCTTCTCGCAGCATCAGCTCCGCGCAGATCAGCTCCAGCAAGGCCTCCTCGTCCAGGGAAGAGTCGGGATTTTCCGCCAGCAGTTGCTCCACCAGCACCGGTTCGTTGTTCTGCCAGCGCGCGGACTGTTCGGCTCGGAGTTCTTCCAGGGGAGAATTTTCAGGACGGTTCGGAAACATGGCTACAGCTCCTCCAGGCCGAGTTCTTTGGTCACGCGGTCAAGCGCTCTCGACAGCTTTTTCCGGAGCGAGTCTGGCAGGGCGTCCAGTTCCAGGGCAATCTCGGCCCAGTCCTTGCCGGCAGCACGAAGATCGGCCAGGCGACGTTCGTCGGGCGTCAATCGCCGGCGCACCTGGGACAGCAGGTCTTTCTCTTCCGCCAGCTGATCAGGACCCGTGGCGCTTGTGGCGACTTCCCGCAAGGCGGCCGATCCCGCGCCGACGCGGCGCTGATCTCGCTTCTGAGCATGCAGGCGCCGCACCTGGTCAAGCAGTTTATTCCGGGCCATCACCGTCAGCATGGCCGCCAGGTCGCTGGGCTGGGAGAGATCAAATTCGCCGGCTGCCACGCGGACAAAGAAATTCGCAAAGACCGACTGGCAGACATCGACTGAATCCAGCACCCGCCGTAATCGTGGATCAGTCAGACGCACACGGACCGCCCTGCGAATCTCGGGTTCAAACTGCTGCACCAGTTCTTGCGCGGCCTGCTGATCGCCCTCGCCAATACGGCGAAGCAGATCGGATAATTGGCTGTCGATCATAACCTGCACTGCAGTTGCTGGCGGTCGCAGAAAATTATTTTCGCACTCTGTCCGCCAGGCGTCGCGGTTTCCGTTGGTAGGAATAGAGGAGGCCAATCCGGCTTCCCGCCTTCACACCCTCAGGGAGTATAGCAATGCCACGTTACCCTTACCAATACGGCAGTCTGAAACTAGCCTTGGCCCTCGCTTTTTTAATCCCCTGGGGATCGACCGCCCTGGCAGCGGAAGCAGATCCGGCCCCGCTTGTTGACCTTCCCTATGCGGTCTGGAGCAGCAGCGGATGCTCGCGCAGTATGCAACTGGAGAAGCAGACGGCTACTGTCGATGAAGCGTGTCGGCTGGCCAGAGATCTGCGAGCCAGCCGCTCGTTTGTGATGATCCTCTCCGGCGACAGCGGATTTTCCTCCGCCCTGAAAGTCCTGCGGAGCCAGCAAAGCGGTACGCCCGTCGATTGCGAGCGCGTTACCCAGTACGAGCAGCGTTGCCGCAGCGGCTGGCAGGCTTTGGTCCCTGCCCCGGGCGACGACCGTCCTGCCGCAGAGATCGCGGCGGAAACACGGCCGGCGGCCGGCATCACAGAGTCCGTCTACCACTTCGCCCCGCAGCCAGGTTCCGCGGCGGTTGACTAACAGACGGAACTCGCCCCGGTGGCGGGCGTGCTATTCCACGACAGGCTACCTGATCGGTCCCCAGATTTCCTGCAGCAGGGCGTACATGGTCGGGTCGTGTTCTTTCAGCTCGGCCCGTACAAACGGATAGAAGTCATTGACGCCAAAGTAGGCTTCGGTCGCTTCCGCAAAGTATTCCTTGTGGTTGGTCAACCCGTAGTGACGGACCTTTTTACCAGTGAAGAGCAGCACCTCTTCGTAGAGTTTGGCTTCCTTGGCGCTGTCGTACGCTGCGATCACTTCGGCATTGTCAAAGCTGAGCACCTGGTCGTGGTAGGCATGGGCCAGTTCGTGCAGCACCACGTAGGGATGCTTGGCCCAGGTGCGCGGGTCGTAGAGTGCCTTGGCGCGGGGAATGTGAACGTGCTTTGCCAGCCGCGGGTCGTGGTTGTTGGCTTTGAGCCAGCCGCGATCGGGGTGGTACTGCATGTTGCCCAGCTTGCCTTCTAGCTCGATCCAGATCGGCAACGCCTGCAGCTGGTCGCAGCGGTCTTTGGGCACGATGTACTTCACCCGCTGCAGATGATTGGCCAGGGCGGCGAACGCCTGGGTTGCGATCTCTTCGTTCTCTTTCTTGAGTAACTGGGGGTCGACCTTCACCGTCCAGCCTTCGATCTCTTTTTCGATCGGGTCATAGAAGACGGCCTCGTCCTCCGCCAGGCAAGCGGTGGTTGGGATCAGGGCGAGCAGCAGAACGGGCAGCAGCAGGTGTCGCATCGAGGGGCGCCTAACAAGGAGAAGAATCGAGGAGGAAGAGGAAAGCCCAGGCAACCGTCAATCGGCAGACGACGCCTCGGCGGCAGACGGACGGGAACCTGCCGCAGCGGTCGGTTCGAGGAGGCGGCCGTAAAACTCGGGCCGGCGATCATGAATGCGATCGACGATATCCTCGTGCGGCGTTCGCACCAGCCGTTTGGTGCGGGCCTTGCGCGTGTCGATCACCCCGCGGACGATCTGCGGATCGGCATGCGGCGCGTCAGCAATCGTGGCGCCGCGCGGATCGCACAGCCGGCTGCGTCCGATAAAGGAAACGCCCCGCTCCACGCCGATGCGATCGACCGCCAGGAAGTACACGGTGTTCTCGGCCGCCCGCGTGTTACTGCCGTGGAGGGCGCTCATTTCCGCGCCAGGCGGCCAGTTGGTGGGCAGAATGATCAGATCGGCTCCGTCCAGCGCCAGGCAGCGGCTGGCTTCGGGAAAGGAGCCGTCGTAGCAGATCAGCATCCCGACTTTGAGCCCGCCGATGTCATGCACGGCGAAAGGCTGGTCGCCAGGCGTGGTATAGCGATCGACGCCCAGAAACGGCAGATGCACCTTGCGATAAACGCCGACAATGCCTGCGGGGCCGATCAGCACACACACGTTGAACAGGTCGTCCCCGGTATCTTCCAGCATGCCGAACGCGACGTACACGCCATGTTCCGCACAGACCTGGGCCATGGCGTCGGTCGCCGGACCGGGAATCGTCTGGGCGTGCGGCCGGGCTTCGTCCAGACGGGTGAAGCAGTAACCGGCCAGGGCGCACTCAGGAAAGACGGTCAAATGCACGCCGTCTGCCGCCGTCTGTCGCAAGGCGGCGAGCATCGACGCCAGATTGACGTCGGCCTGTCCCAGTTGGACATCCATCTGCACGCCGGCAACCGAAAATTCATAGGGGGTCGACATGCAAAATCACCAAGTTGCAATAACAGCAGTTGCGAATCGAATGGGCGCCGCCCCCACACGTTCCAGGAACCAGAACGCGGCAAACGACGGATGGCGCCGATCCCGGCGACAAATGACGGCGTTATTCGCCCAGGTCTTCGATCGCGGAAAGGATTGCCGAACGGGTCTCGCCCGTGGCGCGGGTGGCGGCCTGTCGATAGTAAATCCGGGCGACGCCTGCTTTACCGGCGGCGACGGCGCCCCGTGCTTTTTCCACCAGGGCTTCGATCTCGGCCTGTTCGGCGGCCGCTTCTTCGGCCAACTGGTTCGCCCGTTGCAGTTTGATGGCGGCGACGCTCAAGTCGCCATGCTCGGCCGAACTGGCCGGCGCGGCGGCGACCCGGGCGGCGGCCCGTTCTTCAGCCGTCAGCTGGGGACGGACTTGCGGCGCCCCGAGTCGCGGGCCTGCTCCCCGGGCGGCGTCTTCGTGGATCCGCTGCACGGCCAGATCCAGCGGGCTGGGGCCTTGCGACGGAACGGGCGGAAAGAACGCGGCTGCGGCCGGCAATCGCACGGGCACGTACCCGCGTCCTACGACCGGAACGACGCCCGTCACAAACGGCGTTTGCGAAGTATCAATGAACGTGCCGGTGCCACCGTTCATGATGGTGACATTCGGTGTTTGGCTGACCAGACTTCGCTGGCTGCCCTGGCTGAACGACAGATTGCCAAGCCCGCCGACACCGTTGCCAAACGCTCCGATGCCAAGATTTCCGTTGGCGCCGGGGTTGTAGCCGCCAAAAGGCGGAATAGCCGAACCGGCGCTGTTCTGGGTGAACGGGATCGCCCCGCCCATGATCAGGTTGCCGAACGGGTCGATGCCGACAATGCGGGAGCCGGAACCGCCTCCGCCGCCGCCAAAGAAGAAGTTGAAATTGCCGCCAATATTCTCGTAAAAGCTATCGTTAGCCTGGACGTAAGGTGTTGAGATATTGATCTGCTGGGCGGACGCTGTCCCCAGGAGCAGCAGCCCCCAAAGGAACAAAGGCGCCGTATAAACGATTCGCGCCATGATTCGATCTCCTCTCCCGTGTGAATGGCCCCTGGCCGATTGTAGTGGTTTCCGCAAGCCATCGTCAATCGAATTGACGACATACGTCGGGCAATCTGGCCGCCGTCGTTTTGGCCGCCGGGTTTCAGGCGCCTCCGCCCACAAGGTTTCTCTGGCCGGCAGGAACGGCAATTAAAGGGTTCATATTCGGCCCGGCAAGGGACGTTCGGTTGGCCAGGACGAGAACGTGCGTTAAACTGCCAGCACCCAGATTCAAATGCCAAACAAAAGCGGACAGCCTCGACCATGATTGCGAAAAAGCGACTGACGCCGCCGCTCAAGTGGCATGGCGGCAAGCATTACCTTGCCAAAACGATCATCCAGAAGATGCCGCCACACATCCATTATGTCGAGGCGTTTTTCGGCGGCGGCTCCGTGCTTCTGCAGAAGGACTACGAGAATGTGTCCGAGGTCGTCAACGATGTCCATTCGGAACTGACTAACTTCTGGAAAGTACTGCAGGATGCGGAAAAGTTCGCCGTGTTGCAGCGCCGGCTGGAAGTCACGCCGTTCTCGCAGACCGAATGGAAAGAGGCGGCCGAGCCGACCGACGATCCCATCGAGAACGCCGTTCGCTTCTTTATTCGCTGCCGGCAATCGCATGCCGGCCGCAGCACGTCCTTTGCTCCAATGAGCCGGACCCGGACCCGTCGCGCCATGAACGAACAGGCTTCCGCCTGGATGGGAGCCGTCGAAGGACTGGCCGAAGTCGCCCAGCGCCTGCGGCGGGTCGTGATCTTCAATGACAACGCCCTCAAGGTGATCCGCACCGAGGACGGCCCGCATACCCTGTTCTATCTGGACCCGCCGTACCTGGCCGAAACGCGGGCGAATCCCCAGGTGTACGAATTTGAAATGTCGCTGGAAGAGCACGAAGCGCTGCTCGACACGATTGTCCAATGCGAAGGGAAAGTGCTGCTCTCCGGCTATCCCAGCGAGCTCTACGACACGCGGCTCAAAGGCTGGGAAAAGTTCGATATCGAGATCGACAACAAAGCGTCCAACGCCAAAAGCAAACGCGTCATGACCGAGCGACTGTGGATGAACTACGACCCGGAATCTGTTTGAGCCCTGGGCTGGATCTGTCGTTTTGCTCGGAACGAGAATTTTTTGACGGACGGAAGTCGACAGCCAGTCGTCTCTTGCTCCGCGAAAGTACGCGTCCTTTCACGGAGTGAAAGTCGACTGTCCAGCGTCTGTACGTCTTCAGAACGACGTACCAGAATCAAGCAGTGCTTCTGATGGCATTCCTCAAGCGACAGCGTTCGCCTGGGCCAGGAAGCGGCCGAGCAGAGTGGGGCCGCACTCGGTCAGGAAGCTCTCCGGGTGAAACTGCCAGCCTTCCATTGGATGCTCTCGATGGCGGATGCCCATGATTTCCCGCGATCCGTCGGGGGCGTCGGCCCAGGCGGAGACTTCAAAATCGGGGTTTAGCGTGTCGGGCTGAATGACCAGACTATGGTATCGGGTGGCGATAAACGGGTTGGGCAGGTCGGCGAACAGTCCTTTGCCGTCGTGGTGGATCTGATCGGTTTTGCCGTGCATCAGCCGGAGCGCCCTGACGATCGTCCCGCCGGTGGCCTGGCCGATGGATTGATGCCCCAGGCAAACGCCCAGGATCGGCAGCTTCCCCATGAAGTGCTCGGCGCAAGCGACCGAGACGCCCGCTTCGTTGGGGGTGCAAGGGCCGGGAGAAATAATCAGATGCGACGGCGCCATCGCCTCGATCTGCTCGACCGTAATTTTGTCGTTCCGAAAAACCTTGATCGATAGCGTGGGGTCAATCTCGCCCAGCCGCTGCACCAGGTTGTAGGTGAACGAATCGTAATTGTCGATTACCAGGATCATCGGCCCGTCGCTCTGGGATTGGCAGAAACGTTGCGTGCAGGAACAGGTTTTAGTGTACCGTGCGATCGCCCCGCCGGGTAAGGGTCGGCAGACGATTCCGCGCGTTCGTTACTCTCCGCTTTCGACTTGATCAGCTCTCTGCCTGGGCGGCCAGCAGCAGTTCGATCCACGGGCCCACATAGCGGCCGTTGTCGTGGAAAGTGCGTCCGCTCACCAGATTCCGGTCGATGACACACGGTTCGTCGACAAAGATCCCGCCGCACACTTCCAGATCAAAACGGCACTTCGGAACGGTCGCCATCCGCCGGCCCTGCACGCAGCCGGCGTAGGCCGGGATTTCGACCCCATGGCAAACGCTAGCGATGGGCTTGTCGGCCTCAAAGAAATGCCGCGTGATCCGCACCAGGTCCTCATCGTAGCGGATGTACTCGGGCGCCCTGCCGCCGGAAAACATGATGCCCAGGTAATCGGCCGGGTCGATGTCGGCAAAAGCGACGTCCGCCTGCAGGGTGTAGCCTTCCCATTCTTTGGTGATGGTCCAGCCCGGTTTTACCTCGTGCATGACCATCTGGTACAGGCGTTTCTCCGGCGCCGCCACGACCGGCTGCAGCCCCGCTTCCTGCAGGCGATAGTAGGGGTACATGGTGTCGAGCGTTTCACTGGCGTCGCCGATAATAATCAGCACCTGGGAGGACGGCATCGCGAACTTTCAAAAAGGGTCGACAAACGGCTGAGGGCAGCGATTTTAGCAGATTTTCACCCCTCCTTGCTGGGACGTCCCGGTGGTCCGTCGCCTTGTCGCTGGCCGCGGCTGCTCGTATAGTAAAAGGAAGCGTGACTTTCCCCTCGCCCCCGTTTTTCCCGCCTCCCAGCGAGCGAGCGCCATGCCGTTTAGCAAAGAAGAAGAAATCTACCAGGAACACATTCTCGAGCATTACGAGGATCCTTTCCATCGCGGCGAGTGTACCGACGCCACGCATGCCGACGAAGGAAAAAACCCGTTGTGCGGCGACAAGGTCCGCATTGAGTTGCGGGTGAATCCTGACGGGGTCATCGAAGAAGCCTGGTTTGAGGGAAAAGGCTGTATCATCAGCCAGGCTTCTGCTTCCATGCTGCTGGAAGAGATCGAAGGGAAAACGGTCGAAGACGCCAAAGCGTTCACGACCAATCAAATGCTGGATCTGTTTGGCGCCAAACTCACGCCCAATCGCCAGAAGTGCTGCCTGTTATCCTGGCGGATCCTGCAGTCGGCCGTGTATTCGCCGGTGGGCGGAGAAGGCGGCGTCGAACAAGAATCGTATTCAGGCCCCCATTCTGGAGAGGAATCGTAAGCGATGTCTGTCGCCCCGCCGGCCGCTGCTCCGCCCTTCGATGTCGCAGCGCTGCGCAACGATTTTCCCATCCTGCAGACCTGCATCCATGGCGACAAGCCGCTGGTCTATCTGGATAACGCCGCCACCACGCAACGTCCCCGGCAAGTGATCGACACGACTGTCGACATGTACGAGCGGCAATATGCGAACGTCCACCGCGGCGTCCACTGGCTGAGCGACCAGAGCACCGATCTTTATGAAGGCGCCCGCGAACGGGTCAGGGCGTTCATCAACGCCGAGAAATCCTGCGAGGTGATCTTCACCACCGGCACGACCGCCGCCATCAATACGGTCGCCCGCAGCTGGGGCGACGCGAATGTAACCTCTGGCGATGAGATCCTGCTGACGCAGATGGAGCATCACTCCAACATCGTCCCCTGGCAGCAATTGGCCGAGCGAACCGGCTGCCGCGTGCGTTTCCTGCCGATCACCGAC is part of the Lignipirellula cremea genome and encodes:
- a CDS encoding DJ-1/PfpI family protein produces the protein MPSSQVLIIIGDASETLDTMYPYYRLQEAGLQPVVAAPEKRLYQMVMHEVKPGWTITKEWEGYTLQADVAFADIDPADYLGIMFSGGRAPEYIRYDEDLVRITRHFFEADKPIASVCHGVEIPAYAGCVQGRRMATVPKCRFDLEVCGGIFVDEPCVIDRNLVSGRTFHDNGRYVGPWIELLLAAQAES
- a CDS encoding RNA polymerase sigma factor translates to MIDSQLSDLLRRIGEGDQQAAQELVQQFEPEIRRAVRVRLTDPRLRRVLDSVDVCQSVFANFFVRVAAGEFDLSQPSDLAAMLTVMARNKLLDQVRRLHAQKRDQRRVGAGSAALREVATSATGPDQLAEEKDLLSQVRRRLTPDERRLADLRAAGKDWAEIALELDALPDSLRKKLSRALDRVTKELGLEEL
- a CDS encoding carbon-nitrogen hydrolase family protein, whose product is MSTPYEFSVAGVQMDVQLGQADVNLASMLAALRQTAADGVHLTVFPECALAGYCFTRLDEARPHAQTIPGPATDAMAQVCAEHGVYVAFGMLEDTGDDLFNVCVLIGPAGIVGVYRKVHLPFLGVDRYTTPGDQPFAVHDIGGLKVGMLICYDGSFPEASRCLALDGADLIILPTNWPPGAEMSALHGSNTRAAENTVYFLAVDRIGVERGVSFIGRSRLCDPRGATIADAPHADPQIVRGVIDTRKARTKRLVRTPHEDIVDRIHDRRPEFYGRLLEPTAAAGSRPSAAEASSAD
- a CDS encoding sialate O-acetylesterase, with translation METIRRWRCAAFPVGLALLCSTFSARAADRPVKVYLLSGQSNMVGIGQVTGGGSRWATEFLDPVLSVYAGKFDPDVDYEKETPLKTLTLESFGGVKPTPYPGGGTQIVRGFVQIKTSGVYEFRPGYGESTHNVMQVAGQEVHRKEPGQDAVTTPIRLTAGGKAPFEIAYLTDQANGLGWIARVDVPGTLATVVQQDGKFPYLVDPQGNWVERDDVWYKGVVTATADKRLSVGCGASSNNIGPELGFGHVVGDFHEEPVLILKASQGNRSLGWDYLPPGSEPFEQDGMIYAGYKDSPARWQKGTRPEPINWYAGKQYDDCFSAAHEVLENFDTEFPQWQGRGYEIAGFVWWQGHKDGGEPYASRYEQNLVRLIRTLRKEFDAPEAPFAIATIGFDGWNMTGPHKTVAEGQLAVSGDQGKYPEFKGNVLTVETRGFWRAPEISPQNQGFHYNQNAETYMLVGEALGDAMLKMVKENPE
- a CDS encoding anthranilate synthase component II; its protein translation is MILVIDNYDSFTYNLVQRLGEIDPTLSIKVFRNDKITVEQIEAMAPSHLIISPGPCTPNEAGVSVACAEHFMGKLPILGVCLGHQSIGQATGGTIVRALRLMHGKTDQIHHDGKGLFADLPNPFIATRYHSLVIQPDTLNPDFEVSAWADAPDGSREIMGIRHREHPMEGWQFHPESFLTECGPTLLGRFLAQANAVA
- a CDS encoding anthrax toxin lethal factor-related metalloendopeptidase, which translates into the protein MRHLLLPVLLLALIPTTACLAEDEAVFYDPIEKEIEGWTVKVDPQLLKKENEEIATQAFAALANHLQRVKYIVPKDRCDQLQALPIWIELEGKLGNMQYHPDRGWLKANNHDPRLAKHVHIPRAKALYDPRTWAKHPYVVLHELAHAYHDQVLSFDNAEVIAAYDSAKEAKLYEEVLLFTGKKVRHYGLTNHKEYFAEATEAYFGVNDFYPFVRAELKEHDPTMYALLQEIWGPIR
- a CDS encoding protein kinase domain-containing protein — translated: MFPNRPENSPLEELRAEQSARWQNNEPVLVEQLLAENPDSSLDEEALLELICAELMLREEAGETPSPSEYAARFPQLGQAVTRQVTAHLLLATLSEPSAGADVKGTAPAIASLDRTNPDATIPIGPQTAAINKAQSGDVPTADRAQAFWPQIPGYDILGELGRGGMGVVYLAMHRDLKRKVALKMIRESALADQIALVRFRVEAQAVARLTHPNIVQIYDFGEHNGLLYFSLEYLPEGGLDRHIQQEPPGVRESAALVATLARAIDFAHQQGIIHRDLKPANILLASTVNRNQEDSNASPDQPTKLAELTPRIADFGLAKSLVDDQNLTGAEGMVGTPAYMSPEQAWGGSRTIGPAVDIHALGLILYELLTGVTPFRDASFARVLDKIRFDEIPAASQGRPEIPPELDTICRRCLQKEPGDRYPTAAAMADDLERYLQGQPVEPVPQQKRPRRRSPWIARLSLVLLLFAGTAGYYLFRDRNVKPLATGTSDLTADSTPVLRTQGERFAFLSGVRSYRFPEGTVELDYTEADVDEMSRVLFKRGFARKNIHLLTQWSEADNPQLAPTGPNLRDQLAQILAGCIEEDEVVIVLTGMGSSSQGMYCYLPADAQPGQPGTLISLNDLYDLLGDCPARLKLLLVDTCQTAGSSATWPQVKDPPPGVAAMFACSPQETSWELPSLRHGVFSYHVMRALEGAGDANGDHKLSLEELFQYARSGVADTLAKEAPGAIQTPQLFTKLPGDTKVVSLDSQP
- a CDS encoding DNA adenine methylase; the protein is MIAKKRLTPPLKWHGGKHYLAKTIIQKMPPHIHYVEAFFGGGSVLLQKDYENVSEVVNDVHSELTNFWKVLQDAEKFAVLQRRLEVTPFSQTEWKEAAEPTDDPIENAVRFFIRCRQSHAGRSTSFAPMSRTRTRRAMNEQASAWMGAVEGLAEVAQRLRRVVIFNDNALKVIRTEDGPHTLFYLDPPYLAETRANPQVYEFEMSLEEHEALLDTIVQCEGKVLLSGYPSELYDTRLKGWEKFDIEIDNKASNAKSKRVMTERLWMNYDPESV
- the sufU gene encoding Fe-S cluster assembly sulfur transfer protein SufU gives rise to the protein MPFSKEEEIYQEHILEHYEDPFHRGECTDATHADEGKNPLCGDKVRIELRVNPDGVIEEAWFEGKGCIISQASASMLLEEIEGKTVEDAKAFTTNQMLDLFGAKLTPNRQKCCLLSWRILQSAVYSPVGGEGGVEQESYSGPHSGEES